A region of Plantactinospora sp. BC1 DNA encodes the following proteins:
- the dgoD gene encoding galactonate dehydratase, which yields MTKIERVESFLVPPRWLFVRIETSDGTVGWGEATCEGRSETVRTAVAQLSELLVGQDALRIEDHWQVMTKGSFYRGGPILASAVSGLDQALWDIAGKHFDAPVHQLLGGPVREKIRVYGWVGGDDPGEVAEHIAAQVAAGLTAVKMNASGRMSPVASVAELDGVVRRVAAAREVLGEHRDVAVDFHGRFTLANARRVAPLLEPFRPFFLEEPVVPENSHLLGEFVRSTSTPVSTGERLYSRQEFLPALQAGIAVAQPDLSHAGGITEVRKIAALAEVYDVQLAPHCPLGPIALAACLQVGFATPNYLIQEQSIGIHYNADAEVLDYLVDRAPFGFADGYIARLTGPGLGIQIDENAVRRADQRGHSWRGPVWRHPDGSFAEW from the coding sequence GTGACAAAGATCGAACGGGTGGAGAGCTTCCTCGTCCCACCCCGGTGGCTGTTCGTCCGGATCGAGACCTCGGACGGCACCGTCGGCTGGGGCGAGGCGACCTGCGAGGGCCGGTCCGAGACGGTACGCACCGCCGTTGCGCAGCTCAGCGAGCTGCTCGTCGGCCAGGACGCGCTGCGGATCGAGGACCACTGGCAGGTGATGACGAAGGGGTCGTTCTACCGGGGCGGGCCGATCCTGGCCAGCGCCGTCTCCGGGCTCGACCAGGCGCTCTGGGACATCGCCGGCAAGCACTTCGACGCCCCGGTGCACCAGTTGCTCGGCGGCCCGGTCCGGGAAAAGATCCGGGTGTACGGCTGGGTCGGCGGCGACGACCCCGGCGAGGTCGCCGAGCACATCGCCGCGCAGGTGGCGGCGGGGCTGACCGCGGTGAAGATGAACGCCTCCGGTCGGATGAGCCCGGTCGCCTCGGTGGCCGAACTCGACGGGGTGGTCCGGCGGGTCGCCGCCGCCCGGGAGGTGCTCGGCGAGCACCGGGACGTCGCCGTCGACTTCCACGGCCGGTTCACCCTGGCCAACGCCCGTCGGGTCGCCCCGCTGCTGGAGCCGTTCCGGCCGTTCTTCCTGGAGGAGCCGGTCGTACCGGAGAACTCGCACCTGCTCGGCGAGTTCGTCCGGTCGACCAGTACGCCGGTCTCCACCGGTGAGCGGCTCTACAGCCGGCAGGAGTTCCTGCCGGCGCTCCAGGCCGGCATCGCGGTCGCCCAGCCGGACCTGTCGCACGCGGGCGGGATCACCGAGGTCCGTAAGATCGCGGCACTGGCCGAGGTGTACGACGTACAGCTCGCGCCGCACTGCCCGCTCGGACCGATCGCGCTGGCCGCCTGCCTCCAGGTCGGCTTCGCGACCCCGAACTACCTGATCCAGGAGCAGAGCATCGGGATCCACTACAACGCCGACGCCGAGGTGCTCGACTACCTGGTGGACCGGGCGCCGTTCGGCTTCGCCGACGGGTACATCGCCCGGCTGACCGGTCCCGGCCTCGGCATCCAGATCGACGAGAATGCGGTACGCCGGGCGGACCAGCGCGGGCACAGCTGGCGCGGTCCCGTCTGGCGGCATCCCGACGGCTCCTTCGCGGAGTGGTGA